In Toxoplasma gondii ME49 chromosome II, whole genome shotgun sequence, the genomic stretch TCAGTCACGCGTTGAACGGGAACTACGTGAACTTTGGAGTCTTCGATGTTTACGGAGATGGAACTCTTAACGACTCTCTcaagctctctctctctatgtgTCTCGCGATTCCTGACGAAGGTAAGAGAAAGGGTGTAGCCGGTGTTTAAAACGATTTCCGcgagttttcttctgtccacTCGACTCGTGGATGCTGCCGCGCGTTCTGCCTCGTTTCTTATTTTCTCTTCACTGCGGCAacagaacaaagaagaacgcTGATTCAGGACATGCCTGAGAGATGTCgggggaggggagaaaggaagctgCGACAGGGACGCGTAGGTTGTCACTCGCGTGTTTCCGGGCCAGTTGCTTTCCTGAGCGCCCAGATTCACCTGAAGAACAAGTTTCTAAatcttttttcctcgacaactccgtttctcccctctctcctctcagaTCTTCAGGCGTATATTCGGTCGCTGAAGGCGTACTACTCGTTCCTGGACCTCGCAACGAAAAATTTCATGCCTCAGGTTAGCGCGCGCGAAACAcgttcctcttttctcgtctctaAAAAGAGGCTTTCATGTCTCCACCCTTGATCCAAGAGattcttttcttcgtgtgAATCTCGTTTTCACCCGTGGTGTTCTTGCCCacctttttctgtgttcttcgtctttcccgAGCGTGTATTCTTGACCGTCTcggtttctcgtctctcttgttcaGGTGCTCGAGTTGTCTCCACCCATGCTGGCCCAGCTGATGCGCGCAGTCGAGGAGGGTCTTTGCTCCTTCGAGCCTGGAGTGGCAATGCAGTGTTGTTCCACCATCGACAACTTCGTCACCTTTTTCTACCAGCACTTGAACAGTCCCGATGCGGAAGGACAGGTGAGAGTGCCCGAACGAGAGACCGGAATCGAAGATGGGAGAAGAACTGCCAACCGAGACAAAGAGTTCtacagagagcgagacgtcGAGCGTCTTTCCTTGTTAGGAACAAAAATCCTCGGTCTTCGATCCAAGTCTCTGCGGCGGAGCTGAGTGTTCTAAAAACACCGTTCCTGACAAATTTCTCGAAAGCAGAAACGATTTCGAAatggaagacgaggagggacAAACGcggagtgtacagacaccggtGACGAGAAACTGCAGGTGTCGTGTGTGCTGTATACACAGGCCGTCCGCGTTTTCCTCGAGTCGCAGCCGCAGTCTCTCAAGCGAATTCTGCAACTCATGTTCCAGCTTGTCATTACAGGTGAGCATTACCTTTCCGTCTCGCCATATGCCTCGATACTTTCACGTAGACATGCATTTACGTATGTATTTTCGTAGGATTGACTCCTCGCAAGAGACCTTGCACAACATGAccgtgtatatataaatatatgtgtataggTTTATCTGCTCTGTGGTTATCCTTCTGTAGGTGTGTGTCAGTTGTAACCTGGACGTACTTTTGACAGTTAACATGCAGCAATTCTCAACTGGTAACTGGATACAGCAGACATGTGAACAATCACGTTTACCTGTAcattcgtatatatatatatatatatatataagtatgtatatttataagTGTGTATATACAGTGGTACGCAGAGGTCGTTGCATGAGTTGGTTTTCGTTTTATTGATGTGCTAAACTGGGAACTGGCCCTGTCTAGTGAGACGGTTCACTGTCTCGTCTCGCAGGGCTCTTCGAATCGGTCGTTCCATTGCAAATGTCTCGCAAATAaatacgcatgcagaaaacatATATGTCTAATTCTTTGGAATTTTTGACGCGTTGTAGAGCGGCGGTGGATTTCTGcggcgttgcatgcattgcCTGTGCCTTTCAGGAGAGTTCACAAGTGTGTGGAGCATGTCGAGGCCTTTGCTCGGACTCATCCTTTTGCAAGAACAAGAATTCCTCACCATTAAGCAGCAGTTGCTTGAGCAACaaagcaaagaaaagaaaagcaagtGCGTCTTAAGTTCCTCTCGTGGTACAGCCTTTAAATCCAATTTTTCTCATGTGTCCACCTATTTAcctatacctatatatatatatatatatatatatatatatatatatatatacgtatgtgtgtgtgttttcggTAGGGCAAACCAGTAGAGCTCCACAGAGGCgtcgatatatatatatatatatgtatatacggAGATTTaactttctcttctgtatGTAGAGACAAGCAAGTGGAGTTAGAGACACAGTTATGTAGATCTGTATAGAAAAAGGAAGGTGTCAGTGGTGAGACTGAGGTTGTGAATGCATTTGTGGCGCCTGTTTGAGGCATGTCGTGCATAGATGTTGGAGTTTATATACGCTTCAGAGGCGTGTGAGTTGCGACTTTTGTTTCAGATTGGAAGGATTCTTCGGGGACCTCATGTCGGATGTCGATTCGAGTTTGGAAAATAAAAACAAGGTACGTTGCTTGCTCAATTGTCGCAAACAAGCCACTGTATCCTGCGACTCAGCTCCTGTcctctcttgtgtctccgtctgtgcgctatatgtaaatatatatataaatatatatatatatatatatatatatatattgcatgcatatattgcatgtatatatatgaatgtattCTAGAGGTTGAAGTGtttcgagagagacacgcgcgTGTGAGTGTTTTGTCTGTGGCTTTTTTCAGGATCAGTTTACTCGAAATCTGTACCAGTTTTCGTCGCATGTGCGCCAGTGTTTGGCGTAATCAAAAGAGTTTTCTTAAGTTGCGCCATTTTCTTGGCGCGACACagtgtggagaagaagcgaatgcgggagaagcagcagggaTGGATGTGTGACAGGCATTCGAAGGGGAACCGCGGGAGGGTGGCGACCGCTGATAAGGAAacctgaggagacagaaggtggaatgagaagcggcagaaaTGTCAGACTCGTGAAATGGCGCGAACTTCAAGAgaacgaagtcgagagagaagcaaagggcAGGAACGCTTCTAAAAATCGTTCATAATGGAGGCGAACCAGCAACGCGTTCGCCTCCAACGCAGAGTGTCTCTCGATTTGTGGGGATTTCAGAGCTGgtgtgttttttttttcttcgctgatgccgagagcgacgctcctgtctcctttgcaaGTGCGAGTAATGCGCGCGAACTGCAAGCGCAaacgtctctgcagctgaagcttctgcagagacatttctgtctttcttctcggtttcttTCCAACCTGTCGAGGGCTTCCCCACCGGCGCCGCAATGCGTTTTCGGGGGGAGGGCGCGGTTGTGTGTGAATGTTCTTTCTCTGAGCTAGGTTTttgcgggagagacaggctcAGGCAAAGGAGGTGGTGAAACAATTTCTGTATTCGTTTTCCAGAGAAACCTTGGCGCACGCGAGCTTTCCGAACTCCCATGGTCAAAGAAaactgtttcttcctcgaatTCTAGACTTTTTCGACTTTCTCTCAGTCTTCTCCCGTGTGTCTGAGCAGTTTTCAGCGCGTTGTTGTTTCTGAAGGCGTTTCCGATTCGTAAAACAGTCTTTCTGCAAGGTGGAAGAGGTGCAGGAGATTTACTTCAGAAGTCGAAGCgtcacgcatgcagagactccAAGAGGAGTGGCAGAAACATCGTAaaaacgtttttcttcagacagaagaaaacgatcTTTGGTTCAGTAACACCGAAGAAGCTTTGTTCCACGCAtacagaagaaagcgagtttttcctttctccggGGAAGTCTGAGAGCGATGGACAACGACCTACTTCCGAGTTTCGGTTGTTCGCGAAACACACTCTGCGGAGTGAGAAGCACAGGCCTCCTGCTTCGCCTGCTGCaggctctcgcctctgctgcaCAACATGAAGCCCACAATCCTTTCCCTAGTGTTTGCTTCCCCGAACATGAGCTTTCTCCACATGCCTCATACGCACAGCCGCCAACagtgacagcgaggaaggctgGAAAGCCAACAGtgacagcgagaaaggcTGGAAAGCCAGCagtgacagcgaggaagactgGAAAGCCAACagtgacagcgaggaagactgGAAAGCCAGCAGAGCGATTCTTTCTTCGCGCACTCTGTAGGGAGGAACCCCCCCTGACATTCTTTCTTCTGGACTCTCCAGCTTCTTTCGAGCTGCACACTGCCATATAGGCTGCTCtccctttcgcttcttccagttTCTTTCGAGCGCGTTTTTAGCTAATGCGAATCGCCAAGTGCTTCAGAAGCGCCATTCGTGAGCAGCTGCACAACGGCTTTCTCCAACTCGAGAGGCACTGCTCCGTGGATGTCTCGGAGGCCGCGAAGGAGGCCGTAAAGTTGATCGAGAGGACTCTGCAAAACTTGAACGGCTTTCAGAAGCAcctgaagaaaggaaaaacgaaaagccTGAATACGAGGCACTGGCACCGCAGTCGCAAACACAAGCGAGAGACTTGGACCGGATTCACAGCCACCAAACCCCCTGAAAGCTTTGATTTCTCTACTCagaaacatgcatgcatacgccGGTTATAAACATATCGGAGTGCTTGCAAGTTTTTCCCCGGAGACCCCGACCAAAAAGTTCAAGATAACACCGACGAGCTGACCTGCAAGTCAGGTGCAGTGCCCaaggcatatatatatatatatatatatatataccgaTATATATTAacacataaatatgtatttgtatatctatccatatacacatgcacacatatatTATGCGGATCGGAGTGCCTCGTAGTCTTTAACAATACGTTTCGACACACACTCttgcatatatgcatatatatatatatatatatatatgtgaattTTTTTTAGCCTGAACTGATAAAAGTATGAATAAGTATACGGGTACGTCTCACCAGACCTTTgcacttatatatatatatatatatatatgtatatatatatatacattgtAGATGCATATGTATAATTCGTGTTTTTGTGTGTTGCTGACTGACCTTCGCTAGGGCAGGAGTAAATGCTTCCAGAGGCAGGAGGTTGACGGTGTCGGCGATAGTCTCGTACGTCAAACATCGACCAGCTTGGACTTCTCGGCGAATGCAGTCGAGCACTTCCAAGAGGGCCTTACGGGCAACGAAACCTTTCTCCTCATCTTCTGTTACGCATACAACAAGCCACAAAAGGTTTCTCAAACGCAACACATGCATTGTTACCTCAGTCTgtccatctgtctctctaccTGTTCACCTTTCTCTCTATGACTATCTATCGTTCTATGGCTATCCAGCTATCTATGACTTTCGATCTACCTATGactatgtatctatgtacGAATCTATCAATCTTTCTACcgatatacatatttatgtgtgtatatcTGCATGGGTGTACGATTGCGTTTGTATGCCAATGTATGTTGAAAGAGATGAGGGTACATACgcatctttctctgcagcaagcgatgtctgtctcctctctgttccttcaaTTCTTGCACATCGTTATGTACAAATGCTCTCACGAGTCTCGTGTGGGGTCCCGTAGAGAGAAATCGCTTACGAATTCATATATGCAAGTAATATACATTCGCAAGTCAGTTAATTTCCTTATTGTTCGTTTTCGAGGTGTGGCCGAATAGCTACTTCGATGGAAGGTCTTTTGGGGGGTGCTGGTCTTCCTGTTCTGTCCATCCTGGACATACAGAAAGCTAGCCAAACTTCCATATGTACcaacatatataaatacgtatatgtatgtatatatatttatatatgtacatttgTATATGCATCTGGATGTCTACATGAATATGGATAAAAGACCCTAACTCCTAAAATGAAGGAGACTCGTAGAACTGACTGCGGATTTCTTTGTTCGTCTCTTCACAGCTGGCAGCCGCTTCTAGAATTGCGTAGTACCAGGCGAcgagcttcttctgtcgtttGTCGCTGCCGAGACCGACGGCACCAATCTGAAAAGAACACTCcgatttctctctcgaagTCCATTTCTGCAAGTCGAATTCCGTCCGTGTTTCGTTCTTCGTTCCAACTTGTGTTTGCATGGGGGGCGTGGAAGTAGAACGAAAACTCACTTTATCCCCGTTGTCCGACAGACTCTCACGTGAATCGAGGAAGCTGTTTTACCTCCCTGATCAGAGAGGGCAGTTTCCAGCCGTGTTGCTCCAGTTCCGAATTCCGAATCCATCGATGCATGTGTAGCGAGTTTAAGCTTCCACGTGACACAAAGGTACAGAGAGACGTATACAGTGACGATTGCGAATGGACCGCCTGCGAGAATGGCCACTGGAATTGCGACACCCCGTACAAATACTTCGTGTATACATTGATTGGTACCCGGTGGCAAAGGCCCATGCGGCAAGACAGAGGGATACTCGGCATAACCGGACACACTGCGGACAATGCCCACGGCCGTACCTACACCTATATAAATGTAGGTAAATGTGTGTAAATGAGTGAACCAAGCCTTGCGTGCATATGTATGGCATCGGTATCTGTGAAGCGCTTTTCTGTCGACTAGACAATTTCGTCTCTTCAGGCTGAAACAGACGAACACCCCTATCTACTGAATCGAGTATGGGTGCACGCGACCCGACAAGTCGATtttccttccactttttccaCTGATTGTGCGTACGTCCAGTTTTGGGAGGCCTGGGTTGGTTGGGAGTTTGGAGTGGAAGAGAATCTGCCTTTGttcacgaagaagaacgagctTGTTTTTGCCTGCGAAAGTCCGAGAAATTTCCTGGAGATAACACCACCACACTGACACGTGTCTCGCAGTGAAACGTCTTCTCAATGACTTCCGCGGTTTCCATTTCCTGGTACGCATGTTCTTGGCTTCTTGGAATCACAGGCAAAACAAACAATTGCGCCGTCCATGATTCCTCGTTATTTTTTTCACGGTCGCACCTCCCGCCACTGGAACGTGTGAACGGCGGCTGTTCACGTGGGCTTTGATCTCCTTTCTGTGGAATAGCCTTTACTCCATGGGAAGCCGTTACTTTCGTTTCAGTCCAGCCATTTGAGGAGCGGCAAACATCGATGCACATCGTCAACACACTCATCGCTCTGCGATGTGTCTCTGATCGTGAACATGCTGTTTCATGAACGCTCAATGGTCTTCCAGGTCCCGCTCTGGGCGCATGCTTCGCCGGGGGCTTCCGTGAACACGATGACGGTGTTTTTATTTTCCGACTCGAGTCAACGTACACAGCATGACATTCGGCGATTCGAAGTCTACTCGTTGACGCGGACCGTTCCTTTGACCTCTGGACTTTGTTTGAAGGGAAACGGAACTAGGAAATGTTTTTCACTCAGATCGCTCAAAACATGCGATTACACGAATAATCAAAAAGTATGTTTTCTCCTCCTACCCGAGCAGCCAGCACAGCAGCTAGTCGatctttctgtgttttcttcagcTCGTGACGCGCTGTGAGAGCTTTCTGATGATATGAAGACGAACGCACAGAAAAATGATGGTAAAAACACGGACAAGGCATCTGCAAACGACAACCCCCATTCAGCGAAGAACACCTCGTACATCACAGAAAGCTAAACAAATTTCCACGCATCTCTTTATATGGATTTACACTTCCACAGAGTGCTTCCTGATTCGTTTTCCAAAATGTGGGCATCatctttatatatacatgtatatgtgcacTTGTGTAAGAATGAAAATGCAAATGTCGACTTAAGCTGCAGAGCAGAACTCGAATTTCTGGACGGatgctgcatgcaaacgagCCTACCGCATTCATCTTTCACTTTATGCGCGTAATTCATTATGAGAAGCTAAAGTCTGTCTTCTGCCCCGCTTCGCAGAGAAGCCCGCCTCTCCTGGGGCTGCTCATGAGCCACGACTCACAGAAATAGCTACCGTATGTCCCCTtcatgtacatgcatgcatgcttgcATAGACAGCTGAATAGAGGCGTTTAGTTCTATTCAACAAGGAAAATGCATCTTCGATGGTAGATTAGCTACTGACGTTTACCTGACGTCCGGACTGGTTCTATACTTCTATTAAACCAACATTGCCAATGACTACAGCTTCAAAGCTTGCTTGGATCTGtagagctgcatgcgcatggaTGTGACTTcagctttctcttcttccgactTACACGGAGGGCTTCGGTTTTGATTTCATTGAGACTTTTTCGGCTGGCGACCGCGTGCAGATCTTGTCTGGTCCTTGCTGAGGTACACCAGGCATCGCCCACGCTAGCAAAGCATGCCACATCTAAGTTCCAAAAGCAGAAAGTGACGTCCTAAATTTCAATGTAAAAGCATTAACATCTTGTGTACATGCTGCATTCACCATattgctctctctctccccctcacACACacaagatatatatatatatatgtctacgTGGTTAACCTGATCTGTTTCCCACTCCTCGTCGGTCTCTCCACTGCGCACGGTGTCACAAAAGTAcgtgtctgtgtttttggctctctccttcttccctgaCCTGTCTTTCCACTGTACTCAGGCGACCAAGCTTTCACTCGCGCTGTTTTCCTTTCCGACTTTTCTGCCTGGCCTCTCACCTGTGAGAGGAGCAGCTAAGCCACCTCCGTGGGGTTGATTGCCACTTTGTTCGACTTTCTGCGGTGCTGTGACTGCCAGCGACTGCCCGATGTTTCTGTCCACTTCAGGGAGCCCCGCCAGGGCgagtttttctgtttcgagGTCTGCAGGGACCTCTGAGAACCGTCTCAGGCTCGGTCCGCCCTCTCGCATGTGAGCGAtgagagaaacgcggtgGCGAGAGCCAGGAGCAAGCACACGAACTGGCAGAGCTGTTTTGTGGCCGGCGTCACCTGGAGCGTGGCTTTTTTGCCACCGCGAGGAAGTCCATCCTGCGAGACTAGGGAGCCCGCGAGAAGTCCAGAAACGCTTGTCGATATCTGTGAGCGACTTCTCCAGGTTAGATTGACTGGAAATGGCGTCCGGATAACATCCAAACATagaaaaaggcgaggaagctTTTCCGAGACACCGAAATTGCCCTGGCGAAGGAAAAATGGTTCAAGCAACAGAACGCAATTCTGTTGCGAGAATTCGTTTCGGACTTACGGTGCTTCCCAGAATGCGAAAAAGAACGGGGGAAGGACGGAAGCGAAACGACAGCCAGACGCCCTGGACAAGACACGATCTTAAGAGACAAATCAGCTAGGATGTCGTTTGAAACTACGATACAAGCTTCCACAGAGGCACACACACGTCCCACAGAGGTTCGTAGAACTGAGGATACTCGTAACACGTTCCAGTAGGGCTTCGAATTACCCAGTCCATGTTGTTGGCACAGGCGGGAAATGggcttcttgttttttcgtgGGTGGCCGTCCGATACGGGTTTGATTCGAAGTCGCtcaaaagggagaaaacgtcCTTCTGTCGGATAAACAGACTCACCTACCGTTCTTAGCGGCTTCCACGTCCTCGTCTGCTGTTCGCTTCCGTCGTTCCAAGTACTCTTCGTAAGCAGGCAGTCTGATCGTGAGGGGAAACGTGCTGTgatcttttttctgtgagaCCCTggcagacaaagaaaaggagcagaCATTTCCGCGATTGTTGCTGTCAGAAGTTTGCAGTTGTCCACTTTGGATACCCTTGGAGCAGTTTTCTACGGTCTGCCTGTAGGTTCTCTTTGCAAGCAGAGTTTACGTTTGCTGAGCGCGTGCAAGCCGACAGCCTCCAAAGGACATCTGGATATTTCACTGAAACTTCCGAGAGGTCTTTCCTCTCAAACACACGCCGTGCTTCATGATTTCTTGTCTCGAGGGAAGAGCGGAGAGCCTCTCCCGAGCGGCTGCAACGGAGGTCTCAGAGCGAGGTTTGGCCTCTCTTTGTCGATGCCGCTTCTGATATAGAACGCTACCGGAGGCACAGGGGAGATTGTGTTTTCTGCCTGTGATTTACCGTTCTTTTAGACGTTTTAACGGGAGAGGGAGCGAGCTGGACCTGGGCTGCAGAGCCGCGGGAACACTTAATCTCGCCGTTGAGCACCTCTGCtcaagatgaagaaggcgactccAAATGCGCTCTCTGCGTTCATCTTCAGGCGGCGTTTCTCGATCGCTTAAACTCTTCTGTGCGGTCTCTTTACTTCTGTCAGTTGAGGAAAGGTGCGTCGTGTCTTGTGACTCTGCGTTTGGAAAGGTCTGCGGATATCCATCTACTGTCCAAGACCGCTTGAAACGCCTGTAGTCCTCCTCGTGAGACGCAGAGCCTCTGCAGACGAAGTTTTTATCGGGAATGGGAGatcgaggcagagacacatgGGTACAGGCGACAGCAACGGCGAGAGCACGAAGGAAGTGACAGATAAGAGGTGAAGGGACACTCGTGATTCACCGTGAATGACCAACGCGGTTTTACGGATAGTAAGCTCAGACCACAGTTATATTTCTAGGACACCGGAGCAGTCTGATCGTGAGGAACGTTCTTCGAAACAAAGTGCTAGTATCTCAGCTGTCTCATGCAACCCAATGAGGCGACGGTCACAGCAATCGTCAATAACTTGATGGCCTATAGCTCACTGTTGCAAAGAGACCACGAGAGCGAACAGCATATGCGCTCTTACATCCCCTTCTACAGCCCATTCAACACTTTCGTATGCAGCCCCAAATGGTGGGAGACAATTTACACTTCCACCGAGGGGAATCTCTGGAGTTCTACTTGGACAGAAGTGAATATCAGTGTTCTTTGAACGCTGTgcaagacgcagacagcaAACGGATCTAGGAAGGATGCCCTGACACACACGCCAACACCTACCCAACGGACACACTCCTAGTACGTGCATACGTAAGAAGCTCAATATAATACCAACCAAGATTACAACAAAGCAAAGACATGAATAAGGTGAAGAACCTGTATGGCACATGGGCAAATTGAGCTGCGGACTTAGCACTTTGCACTCGATGGATCGATGGTGTTCCAGCGGCCTCCAATCGGCGTGCACTCGCCAGAAAAAGCGTGTTTTTCCGTGAGAGAAAGCTGCCTGCCGGAGGGTGCTCCAGAAGCCTCTTCAGCTTGGGTTCCAAGTTCGGAAATGTGAgtgagagggaagaggatCGAGGTGAGCCACTAATGTCCGcgtctcctgttttctcttccttctctcgactttcttcctgctcttcctctttcatGATATTTTTCTCCCCGGGTggcgtgtgtctctctgaaCTGCTTGTCGCTGGGTCGACCACCCGTTCTTGGACAGGCGAaacggaaaagaaacaggaaatgCAGACGATCCATTTGAaccccagagagagagaacgaagaaacaatTCCTTGCCGCAGTGAGTGCACAGATGTTACAGACTGTGTCGCAGGAtacaaagaagacgaaagctGGGAGGGTTTAGGGTAAATCTGGACCGCGGCTCGAGCGCTGAGAAAGAAAATGTCAAAAGTTAGAAACTGGACATCCACACGGAGATCTAGAGGCGTAATGCTGAGAGATGACCccggaaaagaagcagaaagaagaaggaaaagcgaggaggaaagaggtcGGAGGAACATGAGGCAAATAGGATGAAACTCAAGGCCAGGAGAGCGTCAGCTGCTTTTTAGGATCAGTGGGTTTTGAGAAGCTTCTCCTAACACCATTAGGACTTCTTTCGTTCCCACTTCCTGTTTTGGCTTATCccccctttcttcctctgccttctgtgGTAAACACCCTTACTTTACCGAGGTCACGcaacgagaaacagaaaggatCTAGAGTTGTCAAGTCTACCAAGcgacgcctttctctgtgtcgcccGCGTCGGACAAAACCACACCTCAACAATGGAAAACAAACCTCTAGCATGTCTTCTGCCCTCAGAAGAATGTTCGTGGAAGGAGAAGATTTCTTAGTTGTTGAGTTGATTGCTCTCGTCTTACTTTCGGATCcgtctcgtcgccttctgtcttctcttgcgGTGTCCTGTGTGATGAAAGTGGCACTCGCGTcctggagagcgagaggcctTTGTTCGTTGTCGTCTTCAATGGCGAGGATCCCGGCTGGGGTTTCGCCTGCGCGCGTCGCTGTTTCTCGGGGACAAGGAACATCTGATCTACGGAAACTCCGAGCAGCGTAGATGTCCTGCTGGCAACaacttttctctcgaaatgttagagacagacgcggagGGACCAACAACGCCTTAGAAGGATCTTCACCCAACTCGGAACTCGTCGCTCCACAGCGAACCTAGACGAAAAAAGTAATCAATGCTCTGCAGGACGGCAATGCCTAAATTTGTTTACTCGCTTTGAGGTGAAAATAAGGAAGGGAACCTGCCCTGCTTCTCGAAGAAGGGATGGTGAACGTTAAAGACACTTCCATCAGAAGCCACACAATGGGTAAGGAGCCAATCACGTACGTCCACACACactatatgcatatttgaACGCATGTTTTGGTTCGAGTAGGCGGATTTGTTCGTAGTCGCACACAGATTTGTTATCACGAACACGTGTATTTAACAGAAACActcagaaaaacacacatgcGCGATCGTGTTAAAATCCTCATACCGATGCGACTGCTCACACCCACATGAATTCCTGTGTACTACCATGATGATGAACTcgcacatgtatatacatgaaCATGATAATAGagtaatatatatatatatatgtatagttGTTTCGACATGTCTCTTCAGGTACCCCCGTCTCGCCGAGCAATTTGCTTTACCCGGTTGACTCTTCTTTGAGCTTCCAAAATAAACCTTTTGAGGGTACAGTACTCTTCACTTGGCTTGCCCCTCGCTGACATCGAAGTTGGCGGTGTATCTTCGTCGAACAGTCTAGACTTGGC encodes the following:
- a CDS encoding hypothetical protein (encoded by transcript TGME49_222385), with the protein product MFGCYPDAISSQSNLEKSLTDIDKRFWTSRGLPSLAGWTSSRWQKSHAPGDAGHKTALPVRVLAPGSRHRVSLIAHMREGGPSLRRFSEVPADLETEKLALAGLPEVDRNIGQSLAVTAPQKVEQSGNQPHGGGLAAPLTARTRQDLHAVASRKSLNEIKTEALRKALTARHELKKTQKDRLAAVLAAREISRTFAGKNKLVLLREQRQILFHSKLPTNPGLPKLDVRTISGKSGRKIDLSGRVHPYSIQ